From one Anopheles cruzii chromosome 3, idAnoCruzAS_RS32_06, whole genome shotgun sequence genomic stretch:
- the LOC128270411 gene encoding probable sodium/potassium/calcium exchanger CG1090, translated as MMAIARPGVGLGRRRGRYWHMGIVFLVYSSFHAYSASIGGSDEQSAGGGGAADLAALDLPDVSPNPAFFSATSSSADTDEDTTASTAEESAGPTEESVPTGRPHKHHTHPTWRPKRENCTPPAIEQFPEPLMGPNVRKHGGLILHVLVAIFTFLGLAIVCDDYFVSSLDRICEELKLSPDVAGATFMAAGSSAPELATVVIGVFFAKDDIGISGVIGSAVFNIMFVISVCALSSGTVLQLNWWPLVRDCTFYTISILVMLIVIFNDVISWPEALVMMLFYVVYCVALHFNTPLEKWAHTWNLPIKLPTKEEQSALVTYKNLPETTYTQGGQQPAANTDQQAAAVEQPPAQVDQGYAAYMDPNASWDPNAAWGEQTAAPTMAAGNTGGNLNDAWNSGTGQQNYAYEDQYGQDGQKASQPAVQQQATVVAAAAAGGPASGEDYYKPKEPRPQDSHNPLEKPVDGGVLAQVSWAIVYPIHYTARLTMPDCKTEKYKNWYPFTFLISMVWISFYSYFMVWMITIIGSTLGIPDTVMGLTFVAAGVSVPDALSSIAVIKEGYGDMAVSNAVGSNVFDILICLGLPWFIQTAIIAPGSHVNVISKGLTYSTLSLLSTVLFLLFATHLNGWKLDKRLGIVLMFWYLLFITVASLYELNFFGQLNPPECPSIY; from the exons ATGATGGCCATCGCCAGACCCGGGGTTGGCCTGGGCCGCCGGCGAGGACGCTACTGGCACATGGGCATAGTGTTTCTGGTGTACTCTAGCTTCCACGCGTACTCCGCGTCGATCGGTGGCAGCGACGAGCAGTCGGCGGGAGGCGGCGGTGCGGCTGACCTGGCTGCGCTCGACCTGCCCGACGTTTCCCCAAATCCGGCCTTCTTCTCCGCCACCTCCTCGTCGGCCGACACGGACGAAGACACGACGGCGTCGACGGCGGAGGAGTCGGCTGGGCCGACGGAGGAATCGGTGCCGACGGGGCGGCCGCACAAGCACCACACGCACCCGACCTGGCGGCCGAAGCGCGAGAACTGCACGCCGCCGGCGATTGAGCAGTTTCCGGAACCGCTGATGGGCCCGAACGTGCGCAAGCACGGCGGCCTGATCCTGCACGTGCTGGTGGCGATCTTCACGTTCCTCGGGCTCGCCATCGTCTGCGACGACTACTTCGTGTCGAGTTTAGATAGAATCTGTGAAG AGCTGAAGCTATCGCCGGATGTGGCGGGCGCCACGTTTATGGCCGCCGGCAGTTCGGCACCCGagctggccaccgtcgtgATCGGAGTGTTCTTCGCGAAGGATGACATCGGCATTAGCGGCGTGATCGGGTCGGCCGTGTTCAACATTATGTTCGTGATATCGGTGTGCGCCCTCAGCTCGGGCACGGTGCTCCAGCTCAACTGGTGGCCACTGGTGCGGGACTGTACCTTCTACACTATCTCGATCCTGGTGATGCTGATCGTCATCTTTAACGACGTCATCTCCTGGCCGGAGGCCCTCGTCATGATGCTGTTTTACGTGGTGTACTGTGTGGCGCTACACTTCAACACGCCGCTGGAGAAGTGGGCCCACACCTGGAACCTGCCGATCAAGCTGCCGACCAAGGAGGAACAGTCGGCCCTGGTCACCTACAAGAACCTGCCCGAGACGACCTACACGCAGGGgggccagcagccagcagccaacACCGATCAGCAGGCCGCGGCCGTAGAGCAGCCACCGGCCCAGGTTGACCAGGGTTACGCGGCGTACATGGATCCCAACGCCAGCTGGGACCCGAACGCGGCCTGGGGTGAGCAGACGGCAGCGCCCACGATGGCGGCCGGCAACACCGGGGGAAACTTGAACGACGCGTGGAACAGTGGCACCGGCCAGCAGAACTACGCGTACGAGGATCAGTACGGCCAGGATGGCCagaaagccagccagccggcggtCCAGCAGCAGGCGACGGTggtagcggccgccgccgccggcggaccTGCCAGCGGTGAGGACTACTACAAACCGAAGGAACCGCGACCGCAGGACTCGCACAATCCGCTCGAGAAGCCGGTCGACGGGGGCGTGCTGGCGCAGGTGTCCTGGGCGATCGTCTACCCGATCCACTACACGGCCCGGCTCACGATGCCGGACTGCAAGACGGAGAAGTACAAGAACTGGTACCCGTTCACGTTTCTCATCTCCATGGTGTGGATCTCGTTCTACTCGTACTTTATGGTTTGGATGATAACTATCATCGGTTCGACCCTCGGCATCCCTGATACCGTCATGGGACTAACGTTCGTGGCCGCCGGTGTGTCCGTCCCGGACGCGCTTAGTTCCATCGCGGTGATCAAGGAGGGCTACGGCGATATGGCCGTCTCGAACGCCGTCGGGTCGAACGTGTTCGATATTCTGATCTGCCTCGGGCTGCCCTGGTTCATCCAGACCGCCATCATCGCGCCCGGCTCGCACGTCAACGTCATCTCGAAGGGGCTCACCTACTCGACGCTGTCCCTCCTCTCAACCGTGCTGTTCCTGCTGTTCGCCACGCACCTGAACGGCTGGAAGCTGGACAAGCGCCTTGGGATCGTGCTGATGTTCTGGTACCTGCTCTTCATCACCGTCGCGTCGCTCTACGAGCTGAACTTCTTCGGGCAGCTCAACCCGCCCGAGTGTCCAA GCATCTACTAA
- the LOC128273852 gene encoding zinc finger protein 358, translating into MSTKMIAPPQTYSRLFRPWDGREPKPEPRDRAGDPVDGDESFCASDSDSEQSTIKSEPMDYPSPVKSRVKSSPGVDPTSMQYPSPDIATYYQYYYHQHQQQQQHLGEHPAAARQLHPGPTAIGPFGAGCPPLDPLAFTYDQMEQEYLRVLSEDAKAKLLASRKQRPKKFKCPHCDVAFSNNGQLKGHVRIHTGERPYKCDESSCGKTFTRNEELTRHKRIHSGIRPYACQTCGKKFGRRDHLKKHTKTHMPQERYTYALMPASAAAAAAAAAMLMPMYATHVFGY; encoded by the exons ATGTCGACCAAAATGATTGCTCCGCCGCAAACCTACTCGCGCCTGTTCCGCCCGTGGGACGGCCGGGaaccgaagccggagccgagGGATCGTGCCGGGGATCCAGTGGACGGGGACGAGTCGTTCTGTGCcagtgacagtgacagtgagCAAAGTACGATCAAATCGGAACCGATGGATTACCCCAGCCCGGTGAAGTCGCGGGTCAAGAGCAGCCCAGGCGTAGACCCAACCTCGATGCAGTATCCTTCGCCGGATATTGCCACGTACTACCAGTACTactaccaccagcaccagcagcagcagcaacatcttGGCGaacatccggcggcggctcgtCAGCTGCACCCCGGGCCGACGGCCATCGGACCATTCGGGGCCGGCTGTCCGCCGCTCGATCCACTCGCCTTCACGTACGACCAGATGGAGCAGGAGTACCTGCGGGTGCTGAGCGAGGATGCGAAGGCGAAGCTGCTGGCCAGCCGTAAGCAGCGACCGAAGAAGTTCAAGTGTCCCCACTGTGACGTGGCGTTCTCCAACAACGGTCAGCTGAAGGGCCACGTCCGCATCCACACCG GGGAGCGCCCGTACAAGTGTGACGAGTCGAGCTGCGGCAAAACGTTCACCCGCAACGAGGAGCTGACGCGCCACAAGCGCATCCACAGCGGCATCCGGCCGTACGCCTGCCAGACGTGCGGGAAGAAGTTTGGCCGCCGGGATCACCTGAAGAAGCACACGAAGACGCACATGCCGCAGGAGCGGTACACCTACGCTCTGATGCCGGcgtcggccgccgctgccgccgccgccgccgccatgctGATGCCAATGTACGCCACGCACGTCTTCGGGTACTGA